In uncultured Bacteroides sp., the following proteins share a genomic window:
- a CDS encoding alpha/beta hydrolase-fold protein, translating to MRKRISLVFLVLIFFVNPAWTQAKSKVDFTKMTCTMLNGISEREYTIYLPPSYNTDKTQTYPVLYLLHGGNCSNTDWAVYGGLQTTADSLIANGLCKEMIIVCPEGNKNNMIWFNASHWKYEDFFFKEFIPFIENHYRVISDKKHRAVAGYSMGGGASVVYGVHHPEMFNTVYGMSSYLRSQDLAFLKKDSSATWRQQIIDDNNPIKSIQSASAAKLDSLRKVHWFIDCGDDDFTYDANIDLISAFRLQNIRYQLRIKDGGHDWNYWRPSLKEALIIVSNNMK from the coding sequence ATGAGAAAAAGGATATCATTAGTTTTTTTAGTTCTTATTTTTTTTGTTAATCCAGCCTGGACTCAGGCAAAAAGCAAAGTCGATTTTACTAAGATGACATGTACAATGCTTAATGGAATTAGTGAACGAGAGTATACCATATATCTTCCTCCTAGTTATAATACAGATAAAACACAAACTTATCCTGTGCTTTATCTATTACATGGCGGGAATTGTTCGAATACTGATTGGGCCGTATACGGTGGATTACAAACAACAGCTGATAGTTTAATAGCAAATGGATTGTGTAAAGAAATGATTATTGTTTGCCCCGAAGGTAATAAAAACAATATGATTTGGTTTAATGCCAGTCATTGGAAGTATGAAGATTTCTTCTTCAAGGAGTTTATTCCTTTCATTGAAAACCATTATCGTGTAATTTCGGATAAAAAGCATAGGGCTGTAGCGGGTTATTCTATGGGAGGAGGTGCATCTGTAGTATATGGAGTTCATCACCCTGAAATGTTTAATACCGTATACGGCATGAGCAGCTATTTGAGAAGTCAGGATTTGGCTTTTTTGAAGAAAGATTCTTCTGCAACTTGGCGTCAGCAAATTATAGATGATAATAATCCTATCAAGTCAATACAAAGTGCTTCGGCTGCAAAGCTGGATTCGTTGAGAAAAGTTCATTGGTTTATTGATTGTGGTGATGATGATTTTACTTATGACGCCAATATTGATCTCATTAGTGCATTTAGACTTCAAAATATAAGATATCAATTGCGCATTAAGGATGGTGGGCATGATTGGAATTATTGGCGCCCATCATTGAAAGAGGCATTAATCATTGTTTCAAATAATATGAAATAA
- a CDS encoding family 43 glycosylhydrolase — protein MKKKVVLFLGQFLFSLICLAQVNNNNSPTDSISSHVFHYTNPITRDTAVSMRDHCIIKVGKQWYCTGTSNPVWTGPNPGVRLLVSDDLIHWSQHSWIIDASKLSADCPYNGRFWAPEIHFIKNKYWLTVNSGKVTKEDPKGMSTHSIWLFVSDQVTGPYKLVNGPLTSQYNNDATLFEDEDGQTYLYCSGNGLFQAKIDLTKGRIIGNIQKILDKKQPGYPEWMIGGIEGPFVVKRDGTYFMFFSTWTRGYEVGLLKSKSPLGPWTLASPEPIFGTRKKGYRPELAIGGGYAHLKVQDTEDPYCETGHNSLFEGPDGKLWLSCHYLMDEKRPYPYCKDLQNWEKVPQMGIEPVYYKNGMFYIKGPTWTEQSVEY, from the coding sequence ATGAAGAAAAAAGTAGTTCTCTTTTTAGGGCAATTTTTGTTTTCGCTTATCTGTTTAGCACAGGTAAATAATAATAATTCACCAACGGATAGTATCTCTTCGCATGTGTTTCATTACACTAATCCTATAACAAGAGATACTGCTGTCTCTATGCGTGATCATTGTATAATCAAGGTTGGCAAACAGTGGTATTGCACGGGTACTTCCAATCCTGTATGGACAGGGCCGAATCCTGGTGTTCGTTTATTGGTCTCAGATGATTTAATCCATTGGAGTCAACATTCATGGATTATAGATGCAAGCAAACTATCTGCTGATTGTCCTTATAATGGAAGGTTCTGGGCTCCGGAAATACATTTCATAAAGAATAAATATTGGCTTACTGTTAATAGTGGAAAAGTAACTAAAGAGGATCCAAAAGGTATGAGTACACATAGTATCTGGTTATTTGTATCCGATCAGGTGACTGGGCCATATAAATTAGTTAACGGACCTCTTACTTCTCAATATAATAATGATGCAACATTGTTTGAAGATGAGGATGGGCAGACATATCTCTATTGTAGTGGCAACGGACTTTTTCAAGCAAAAATAGACTTGACGAAGGGACGAATTATTGGAAATATTCAAAAAATTCTGGATAAGAAACAACCTGGTTATCCTGAATGGATGATTGGAGGTATTGAAGGACCATTTGTAGTTAAAAGAGATGGAACTTACTTTATGTTTTTCTCTACCTGGACTCGCGGATACGAAGTTGGATTATTGAAGTCTAAATCTCCGCTTGGTCCGTGGACTTTGGCATCACCTGAACCAATATTTGGTACCCGAAAAAAAGGATATCGTCCGGAATTAGCTATTGGTGGAGGATATGCTCATCTGAAAGTTCAGGATACAGAAGATCCATATTGTGAAACAGGACATAATAGTTTATTTGAAGGGCCGGATGGGAAATTGTGGTTATCCTGCCATTACCTGATGGATGAAAAACGGCCTTATCCTTACTGTAAAGATCTTCAGAATTGGGAGAAGGTACCTCAAATGGGGATAGAACCTGTATATTATAAAAATGGAATGTTCTACATTAAAGGGCCAACCTGGACCGAACAGAGTGTTGAATATTGA
- a CDS encoding glycosyl hydrolase 115 family protein, which yields MKIASNTVAFCCRLIIPGFAVLMFCLPIKAQQIGALTSNIISENSESSRDFPIVTSEHVVASIRYDISDYKGVIRAIGDLQMDIDRVSGVKPKLITSETSTGYEIVVGTLGKSKLIDELVSSKKLNVKDLNGKWESFVITTIPNPKINSKPCLVIAGSDKRGTIYGIYELSRQLGVSPWYWWADVPAKKRPAAYVLSGRYVSDEPKVRYRGIFINDEAPCFTGWAKEKFGGANSKLYAHMFELLLRLRANFLWPAMWGNTFNEDDPENPKLADEYGIVMGTSHHEPMMRAQKEWGNHHKEYGNGEWNYKTNEAGLKKFWEDGFERNKKYEQVVTMAMRGDGDLPMNDTGSAEDNFKLLERIMKDQRQIIEKVTKKSASKTPQIWALYSEVLEYYDQGMKVPDDAIVLLCDDNWGDVRRLPELNQKKHPGGYGMYYHVDLHGAPRAYQWLNMTQIPHMWEQLQLTYSYGIDKVWILNVGDLKPNEYPMDFFLNMAWNPTSFNEKNLEEYARKFCEDKFGPEESTEAAEILSMYCKYNSRVTAEMMDHKTYNLENGEFLQVKDAYLALETRALRQYLKLPAEYKDTYMELVLHPVRAMANLYDMYYAVAMNEKLAGEKDLKANYWADRAESCFKRDAEYSKDYNLNVAGGRWNHIMDQTHIGYKSWDEPKGGNIMPKVIRIKPEEAKYGGYIFSEKNKVVVIEGEHYFEKKANEKTNWTVIPDLGRTLSGIALMPYTMKTDGTFLSYKMVTDSKPDSIKLRIFFDSTLPFKKGGQSVAASFDGENEKIWNINDQLTWKNNYSKMYPAAAARMIETIVTLPLSEKVDGTHVLTIRPLDPGVVIYKIIVDMGGYEQTYLKMNESPYKKVY from the coding sequence ATGAAAATTGCATCTAATACAGTAGCTTTTTGCTGCCGTTTAATTATTCCTGGCTTTGCGGTTCTTATGTTTTGTTTACCGATCAAAGCACAGCAGATAGGTGCGCTGACATCGAACATAATTTCAGAAAACTCTGAATCGAGTAGAGATTTCCCGATTGTTACCAGTGAACATGTAGTCGCATCTATCCGCTATGATATAAGCGATTACAAGGGAGTGATTCGAGCCATTGGTGACTTACAAATGGATATTGATCGCGTTTCTGGCGTTAAACCTAAATTAATCACATCTGAAACCTCAACTGGATATGAGATTGTTGTTGGAACTCTAGGCAAGAGTAAACTAATTGATGAACTTGTTTCGTCTAAAAAACTCAATGTAAAAGACTTGAATGGAAAATGGGAAAGCTTTGTTATTACCACAATCCCTAATCCAAAGATAAACTCGAAGCCGTGTTTAGTGATTGCTGGTAGTGATAAAAGAGGAACCATTTATGGAATTTACGAATTGTCTCGACAGTTAGGTGTATCTCCTTGGTATTGGTGGGCTGATGTTCCTGCGAAAAAACGTCCGGCAGCCTATGTCCTATCTGGTCGATATGTTTCTGATGAGCCCAAAGTGCGTTACCGGGGTATTTTTATAAATGATGAAGCGCCTTGCTTTACCGGTTGGGCTAAAGAGAAATTTGGAGGTGCTAATAGCAAATTGTATGCTCATATGTTTGAGCTACTTCTTAGGCTGAGAGCAAACTTTTTATGGCCGGCCATGTGGGGGAATACCTTTAATGAGGATGATCCTGAAAATCCAAAACTTGCTGATGAGTATGGTATTGTTATGGGGACCTCTCATCATGAACCAATGATGCGTGCACAAAAAGAATGGGGAAATCACCATAAAGAATATGGTAATGGCGAATGGAACTACAAAACGAATGAAGCTGGTCTGAAGAAATTCTGGGAAGATGGGTTTGAACGAAATAAAAAATACGAGCAAGTAGTTACTATGGCTATGCGTGGTGATGGTGATCTACCAATGAATGATACCGGAAGTGCTGAAGATAACTTTAAGTTACTAGAACGAATAATGAAAGACCAACGACAAATTATTGAAAAAGTAACTAAAAAATCTGCTTCCAAAACTCCACAGATTTGGGCACTCTACAGCGAAGTTCTGGAATATTATGATCAGGGAATGAAGGTCCCCGATGATGCTATTGTTCTGTTGTGTGATGACAATTGGGGAGATGTACGTCGATTGCCGGAACTTAATCAAAAGAAACATCCTGGTGGCTATGGTATGTATTATCATGTGGATTTACATGGTGCACCAAGAGCTTATCAATGGCTGAACATGACACAAATTCCACATATGTGGGAGCAACTGCAATTAACTTACAGCTATGGTATTGATAAAGTTTGGATTTTGAATGTGGGTGATCTGAAACCGAATGAATATCCAATGGATTTCTTTCTGAATATGGCTTGGAACCCGACATCTTTTAATGAAAAGAATCTAGAAGAATATGCCCGAAAGTTTTGTGAAGATAAGTTTGGCCCAGAAGAATCAACTGAGGCTGCAGAAATCTTGAGCATGTATTGTAAATACAACAGTCGTGTTACAGCTGAAATGATGGATCATAAAACCTATAATCTTGAAAATGGAGAATTTCTTCAAGTGAAAGACGCTTATCTGGCACTTGAAACAAGGGCTTTGAGACAGTACTTAAAACTTCCTGCCGAATATAAGGATACTTATATGGAACTTGTACTTCATCCTGTGCGCGCAATGGCAAATCTTTATGATATGTACTATGCTGTGGCCATGAATGAAAAATTGGCAGGTGAAAAAGATCTGAAAGCTAATTACTGGGCTGATCGTGCTGAAAGTTGTTTTAAACGTGATGCTGAATATTCAAAAGATTATAATTTGAATGTTGCCGGTGGCCGTTGGAACCATATTATGGATCAGACCCATATTGGATATAAATCATGGGACGAACCCAAAGGTGGGAATATAATGCCAAAGGTTATTCGTATTAAGCCAGAAGAAGCAAAGTATGGTGGATATATATTCAGTGAAAAGAATAAAGTCGTTGTAATTGAAGGTGAACATTATTTTGAGAAAAAGGCTAACGAAAAAACTAATTGGACTGTAATTCCAGATCTTGGAAGAACTCTTTCCGGTATTGCTCTGATGCCTTACACTATGAAAACTGATGGAACTTTTTTAAGCTATAAAATGGTTACAGATTCAAAGCCTGACAGTATTAAACTTCGGATATTTTTCGATAGTACATTACCATTTAAAAAAGGAGGACAAAGCGTGGCTGCATCATTTGATGGAGAGAATGAAAAAATATGGAATATTAATGATCAGCTTACGTGGAAGAATAATTATTCAAAAATGTATCCGGCAGCTGCAGCACGTATGATAGAGACTATTGTAACACTTCCATTATCTGAAAAAGTAGATGGAACGCATGTGTTAACAATCCGTCCGTTAGATCCTGGAGTTGTTATTTACAAAATAATTGTTGATATGGGAGGATATGAACAAACATATCTGAAAATGAATGAGAGTCCTTACAAAAAAGTATATTAA
- a CDS encoding family 43 glycosylhydrolase has product MEKNKLARLILVTFMLFNITVILAQNPIIRNQFSADPTARVFGDKVYLYPSHDILGKEGQGRLNWFCMEDYHVFSSSNLTDWTDHGVILNQNKVLWADSTAFSMWAPDCISKNGKYYFYFPAPPKALKGFSVGVAIANNPCGPFIPQPKSIDKVSGIDPNVFIDKDGQAYLYWSAGNFMVSKLKSNMVELASEPQIIANLPEKGLKEGPFLFERKGVYYLTFPHVENKIERLEYAMGTSPMGPFKMAGVIMDESPVGCWTNHHSIINFKGQWYLFYHSNDLSPKFDKNRSVRIDSLSFNADGTIREVIPTFRGVGLTDASKQIQIDRYSRISDKGTSVSFIDTLNTFAGWKTVLNAKKAWIQYNAVDFGKKRYKSVIVKATSQKGGILLLKLNSINGPMLAKINIPKSKEWKETKVLISGLKQGSQNLFLSSVNNNVIEVDWIKFE; this is encoded by the coding sequence ATGGAAAAAAATAAGTTGGCTCGATTGATTCTTGTTACATTTATGCTATTTAATATTACTGTTATTTTAGCTCAGAATCCCATTATAAGAAATCAGTTCTCTGCCGATCCGACAGCCAGGGTTTTCGGTGATAAAGTATATCTATATCCATCGCATGATATTTTGGGTAAAGAAGGGCAAGGTCGTCTAAACTGGTTTTGTATGGAAGATTATCATGTTTTCTCATCTTCAAATCTTACTGACTGGACAGATCATGGCGTTATTTTGAACCAGAATAAAGTACTATGGGCTGACTCAACTGCATTTAGTATGTGGGCTCCAGACTGTATTAGCAAAAACGGGAAATATTACTTTTATTTTCCAGCTCCTCCCAAAGCCTTAAAGGGCTTTTCTGTTGGAGTAGCTATAGCTAATAATCCTTGTGGCCCGTTTATTCCACAGCCTAAATCAATAGATAAGGTCAGTGGTATTGATCCCAATGTTTTTATAGATAAAGATGGACAAGCTTATTTATATTGGTCGGCTGGCAACTTTATGGTATCAAAATTGAAAAGCAATATGGTGGAACTAGCTTCAGAACCTCAGATTATTGCTAATTTGCCGGAAAAAGGATTAAAAGAAGGCCCTTTTTTATTTGAACGTAAAGGGGTGTATTATTTGACTTTCCCGCATGTTGAAAATAAAATTGAACGGCTTGAATATGCTATGGGAACCAGTCCGATGGGACCTTTCAAAATGGCAGGAGTTATTATGGACGAATCGCCTGTTGGATGCTGGACTAATCATCATTCGATTATAAATTTTAAAGGGCAGTGGTATCTATTCTACCACAGTAATGACCTTTCACCAAAATTTGATAAAAACAGGTCGGTACGTATTGATAGCTTGTCTTTTAACGCTGATGGTACTATTCGAGAAGTTATACCTACCTTTCGTGGTGTGGGATTGACTGATGCTTCAAAGCAAATACAGATAGATCGTTATAGCCGAATAAGTGATAAAGGAACTTCTGTTTCATTTATTGATACTCTGAATACATTTGCTGGTTGGAAAACAGTGCTTAATGCGAAAAAAGCATGGATACAATACAATGCCGTTGATTTTGGAAAGAAAAGATACAAATCAGTTATTGTAAAAGCTACTTCTCAGAAAGGAGGAATATTGCTACTGAAGTTAAACAGTATTAATGGTCCAATGCTGGCAAAAATAAACATTCCAAAAAGTAAAGAATGGAAGGAGACTAAAGTTTTGATTTCTGGTTTAAAACAAGGTAGTCAGAATTTGTTCCTATCTTCAGTTAATAATAATGTGATTGAAGTGGATTGGATTAAATTTGAATAG
- a CDS encoding glycoside hydrolase 43 family protein yields MRKRNILCVVAILLSGYSMNLSAQVKKAQNPIIFSDVPDMSMLRVGDTYYMSSTTMHMSPGVPIMKSKDLVNWKLVNYAYNTLDDVDALNLNNGQSTYGRGSWASSLRYNKGTYYVSTFAQTTGKTYIYTTKNLEKGPWVKHSFAPSLHDHSLFFEEDGRIYMIYGSGKLNIVELKKDLSGIKSETNRVLIENASAPSGNKGLGAEGSQLFKVNGKYYIFNITWPAGGMRTVNIHRADKITGPYEGLVGFQDKGVAQGGLIDTPDGKWYAYLFRDFGAVGRIPYLVPVKWENGWPVIGVNGKVPETLDLPVSKGLIPGIVASDEFTRKPGAAALPLAWQWNHNPDNKLWSVSQRKGYLRLTTGRIDSTLLMARNTLTQRTIGPVCTGSTSMDVSHMKDGDFAGLCLLQKNFGQIGVRVNKGAKSIVMISAGTGKPVEIQSVPLSHNIVYFKAECNFKDRADIAKFFYSYDGKVWNIIGEPLKMAYTIPQFIGYRFGLFNYATKNIGGYADFDYFHISDTISEIK; encoded by the coding sequence ATGAGAAAAAGAAATATTTTATGCGTTGTGGCAATTCTGCTTTCCGGGTATTCTATGAATCTGTCAGCACAGGTGAAGAAAGCTCAGAACCCGATTATCTTTTCAGATGTTCCTGATATGTCTATGCTTCGGGTTGGAGATACTTATTATATGAGTAGCACTACCATGCACATGAGTCCGGGTGTTCCAATTATGAAGTCTAAAGATTTGGTAAACTGGAAATTAGTGAATTATGCCTATAATACTTTAGATGATGTTGATGCACTAAATCTTAATAATGGTCAAAGTACTTATGGAAGAGGTTCATGGGCTAGTAGTCTTCGCTATAACAAAGGAACTTACTATGTTTCAACATTTGCTCAAACAACTGGGAAAACATATATTTACACAACAAAGAATCTAGAGAAAGGGCCTTGGGTAAAACATTCTTTTGCTCCGTCATTGCATGATCATTCATTATTTTTCGAAGAAGATGGACGTATTTATATGATTTATGGAAGTGGTAAACTCAATATAGTAGAGCTTAAAAAAGACCTTTCAGGGATTAAATCTGAAACAAATCGCGTGCTAATTGAAAATGCTAGTGCTCCGTCTGGTAACAAGGGGCTTGGAGCAGAAGGATCTCAGCTTTTTAAAGTAAATGGAAAATATTATATATTCAATATAACCTGGCCAGCCGGCGGTATGCGTACTGTAAATATTCACAGAGCAGATAAAATTACTGGTCCGTATGAAGGGCTAGTTGGATTTCAGGATAAGGGGGTAGCCCAAGGAGGACTTATTGACACTCCTGATGGTAAATGGTACGCTTATTTATTCCGTGATTTTGGAGCGGTAGGGCGTATTCCTTATTTGGTTCCGGTTAAATGGGAAAATGGATGGCCTGTTATTGGCGTGAATGGAAAAGTGCCTGAAACACTAGATTTACCAGTGAGCAAAGGTTTGATTCCTGGTATTGTTGCTTCTGACGAATTTACACGTAAGCCGGGAGCAGCTGCTTTACCATTGGCTTGGCAATGGAATCATAATCCGGACAATAAATTATGGTCGGTTAGTCAAAGGAAAGGTTATTTGCGTCTTACAACAGGTAGAATAGATTCAACTCTGTTAATGGCAAGAAATACATTGACTCAACGTACCATTGGACCTGTATGTACAGGCTCAACATCAATGGATGTGTCTCATATGAAGGATGGAGATTTTGCCGGATTATGCTTGCTACAAAAGAATTTCGGTCAGATAGGGGTTAGAGTTAATAAAGGAGCCAAGTCTATAGTAATGATTAGTGCCGGAACTGGAAAGCCTGTTGAAATACAAAGTGTTCCACTTTCACATAATATTGTTTATTTCAAAGCCGAATGCAACTTCAAGGACCGTGCAGATATTGCTAAATTCTTTTATAGCTATGATGGTAAGGTATGGAATATCATTGGTGAACCATTAAAAATGGCATATACCATTCCTCAATTTATTGGATATCGCTTTGGACTGTTTAATTATGCCACTAAAAACATAGGTGGATATGCTGATTTTGATTATTTCCATATTTCAGATACTATTTCTGAAATAAAATAG
- a CDS encoding alpha-L-arabinofuranosidase C-terminal domain-containing protein, giving the protein MKIINTFFSQRLTCNPFQSLILLGLCFLFPVTIQAAKGGKKVSSDLFGLFFEDINYSADGGLYAELVQNRSFEYNPTERKEWNPFSFWEYITPGFSYGKISVETSSPIHPNNPHYMVLDVEHVGHEANSTGLSGVGIKNSGFSGMVVKAGDKYNFSMFARQLSKEPIELNISLQTPKGKVLAETKLSTSTDNWNKYTASLIPTESNDTVSLVVLATTKGKLAMDVVSLFPEKTFKNRPNGLNADLAQLLADMKPRFIRFPGGCLSHGDGLENMYRWKNTIGPVEQRKEQRNIWGYHQTTGLGYFEYFQFCEDIGAKPLPVLPAAVSCQNSGGTWRVGGIGQKAIPMNEMQDYIQEVLDLIEWANGSATSVWGAKRAAAGHSAPFHLQYIGIGNEDKITPEFEERFKMIFNAVKAKHPEITVVGTVGPSPDGEDFTKGWKLADDLKVPVVDEHYYTDPNWFISHQHRYDSYKRNATEVYLGEYASWGNKMRNAISEAAYMTALERNGDVVRMASYAPLFAKKDFTQWKTDLIFFDNSRVNLTPNYYVQKMFSANQGDYYFDNVILKDEKNPNLAASCVQDSKTGDIILKMVNFGSESKPMKIDLKGFSNITSKAEQTVLTGNAEAENTLENPQTVIPTKSTVKIKKVFDYSAPAMSLTVIRIKTRK; this is encoded by the coding sequence ATGAAAATCATTAATACGTTTTTTAGTCAAAGATTAACGTGTAATCCATTTCAAAGTCTGATATTACTTGGGTTATGTTTTTTATTTCCGGTAACAATTCAGGCAGCTAAAGGAGGGAAAAAGGTCAGTTCTGATTTGTTTGGGCTCTTCTTTGAAGACATCAACTATTCTGCCGATGGGGGACTTTATGCAGAGTTAGTGCAAAACCGCTCGTTTGAATATAACCCTACTGAACGTAAAGAATGGAATCCTTTCTCTTTCTGGGAATACATCACTCCCGGATTTTCTTATGGCAAAATAAGCGTTGAAACTTCGTCGCCTATTCATCCTAACAATCCTCATTACATGGTGCTTGATGTTGAACATGTGGGACACGAAGCCAATAGCACCGGTTTGTCTGGGGTTGGAATTAAAAACTCAGGTTTCAGTGGCATGGTAGTTAAAGCAGGCGATAAATATAATTTTTCAATGTTTGCGCGTCAGCTTAGCAAAGAGCCAATTGAATTGAATATTAGTTTGCAGACTCCAAAAGGAAAAGTTCTTGCTGAAACAAAACTTTCCACATCAACCGATAATTGGAATAAATATACAGCAAGTCTGATTCCCACAGAAAGTAATGATACTGTCAGCTTAGTCGTTTTGGCCACAACCAAAGGAAAGCTGGCCATGGATGTTGTTTCTTTGTTTCCTGAAAAAACATTTAAAAACCGTCCGAATGGTTTGAACGCTGATTTGGCACAGTTGCTGGCCGATATGAAACCTCGTTTCATTCGTTTCCCCGGAGGTTGTCTTTCTCATGGTGACGGTTTGGAAAACATGTACCGCTGGAAAAATACTATTGGCCCGGTTGAACAGCGTAAAGAACAACGTAATATTTGGGGCTATCATCAGACAACAGGCTTAGGTTATTTTGAGTATTTCCAGTTCTGCGAGGATATAGGTGCAAAACCATTACCTGTTTTACCTGCCGCTGTCAGTTGTCAGAATTCAGGAGGTACATGGCGTGTAGGCGGAATCGGACAAAAAGCTATTCCCATGAATGAAATGCAGGATTATATTCAGGAAGTGTTGGATCTGATTGAATGGGCAAACGGCTCCGCAACTTCTGTCTGGGGAGCTAAACGTGCTGCTGCAGGACATTCGGCTCCATTTCATCTTCAATATATTGGTATTGGTAATGAAGATAAAATAACTCCCGAATTTGAAGAACGCTTTAAAATGATTTTTAATGCCGTAAAAGCTAAGCATCCGGAAATAACAGTTGTTGGTACAGTTGGTCCGTCTCCCGACGGTGAAGATTTTACAAAAGGATGGAAGCTGGCTGATGATTTGAAAGTTCCGGTAGTAGATGAACATTATTATACTGATCCGAATTGGTTTATTTCTCATCAGCACCGTTACGATTCATACAAACGTAATGCTACGGAAGTTTATCTTGGAGAATATGCTTCCTGGGGAAATAAAATGCGCAATGCTATATCCGAAGCTGCTTATATGACGGCTCTTGAACGTAATGGCGACGTGGTGAGAATGGCTTCTTACGCTCCTTTATTTGCGAAGAAGGATTTTACACAGTGGAAGACTGATTTGATATTCTTTGATAACTCGAGGGTTAATCTTACACCAAATTACTATGTACAAAAAATGTTTTCTGCCAATCAGGGAGATTACTATTTTGATAATGTAATTTTGAAAGATGAAAAGAATCCAAACTTAGCAGCTTCCTGTGTTCAGGATAGCAAGACAGGAGATATTATCTTGAAAATGGTAAATTTCGGAAGCGAAAGTAAACCGATGAAAATTGACCTTAAAGGATTCAGCAACATTACTTCAAAAGCAGAGCAGACTGTTCTTACAGGTAACGCTGAGGCTGAAAATACTCTCGAAAATCCACAGACTGTAATTCCTACTAAATCAACCGTTAAAATAAAGAAGGTGTTTGATTATTCAGCTCCGGCTATGTCATTAACAGTAATCAGAATAAAAACAAGAAAATAG